ttcatgTCTATCCAAGCACGCTCTCATggttgtcaataatgcttctctggcctggttcagttttgtataatctggttcaacattggggttccaatgtgggtcttcagttggccaataatgtccttccctaccttgcttctgattagccagagagatgacatttttttctctttttgttaaaaatttttctaataaattttcaacatccatccatgtggggtcaaaagttctaaATATATTCtacaatctttttataattaatattggtccttcctcaaatgatggaggatcttccttgaatttatttaaatcttcagggttaaaaggCATAtggtgtcttacagataccaagtttccatttatattaaaagtgagtacttcccttaaagggaataaccgatctgaattatttggtactcctgtgtctgtttctaggcttcttaatccattctcaatggggtaggtatgagaaagggaaAAGTTGGGCATTCTGAGGGGGAgatttgttgttgtcccatagtgtcAGAAGGATCAGAGCTAGGAAGGGTATGGGAtttgaattgggcagggtgggaaggagggccaaaggaagaagggtcagtATCTGGGGGAAAGGATGCAGAGGGGTTAGGGATGGAGGAATGAGTAGGGTATGAACTTaagtgtgaacttagggtggagggggtggggtaggaAGCATGGGCAAGGTGTGAACTTAGATGTGAACTTAGGGTGGTCAGTATGGGTGTGGTGTGAGCTTAGATGTGAATTTAGGGTGGAGGGATTAGGGTGGTCAgtatggggggggagggaggaatgggtTGGGAGTGGGAGGGGCTGGTTTGTGATCTAGGAGTCATattgtccagagcagggtgggacagagattctgataatgaggaagtatggagagataagtCACTCCTATCTTGGGATATTGTTGAGtcctttttaatgctttttatagaagctatgatctcccccaaacttttctctataagctcaagccgagtatttagttctgcaatTTGTTGAATAGTAGAATGAGCAATCcattggtttgactgagaaatgaatttttttaagtagatacaatattacagctacaaCAATCAAAGTCTAAAGGGGGAATAGTATGTTGATTAGACTTTGCCATGAGTTCAATGGgatgagccatttcagagagacaaggaatactatatttacaagtttggtcatggagctgatgagaAACTTGTTAAGTAAGTTGTGAACTGACTGTAAcctcatatttctaaagtaaacatgtAGGGAGCATGATGAGGCCAATTCCAATCCAAAGCCTTTTCCAggtttcccttaatcctaatctacgcagttgttccctaaaggaaaggagatttacaaacagctctcccagccagaaccATAGGGCCctattgctaagatttaaaacagctgtattctatttaaggagaaattaaaatgttttttactcatcCACACTTGTAGCTCTGTTTTGAATCAGAGTAAGCACATTTTAAAAGTCTGACTAATagaagcaagtaataaagagagaaaagaaagagatttcaTGGAAATTTGAGGGTTTTCGTCATAACCAACATGTTCAGCCAaaactataaggataattttagtgttttgacttaatatctaaataagtggtcaccatgggaaattcccaaatataaaaatacccaagtcagctggggattatggagattttaaataataaagagagaaggaattaagggatggaaaaagagagaaagaaagggaaagaaataatttaaactgctctggctcaggctgagccaatcTGTAGTTAAAAGGCGTGGCCAAAATGGCCTCCCTGAGActaagggaaagaggagtcagtcttataactAACCACTAGACCTTTTCTAAGCTGGGTTCCAGTACTCCACTGAAAACTATTTCCTGAAttgagttcagaatctaacttccactctgaactgaattccaATCCAAACTGAATTGCCTCCACTGACTATTTACCcgttccttttaaagaaattttctcttatgtcacctctcctaaattttcaaatcacagtagatgcttttcccagAACTACACATTCTTAgatctcaccttctttggttctcaccttctctggttagattatatcttctgagtacttcaaacctctttgttaagcttgccttttgtaagttaattgacctttttgtgattaatttaacctttataggtacttaacatccttttgtatcaattctaaaaatagacttagcttaaggttctccCTTCACTaaaaggtatgagttaagtaccttcattgttcagtcaggagtttaaaacttttatcttcccctaaagtatgtctaattagggtggagtaattttaaaagttcccaatgaattcctgattcttgttagaccaagtatctccattgttacaataagggaatagctaaaccaaatcttctaaggtactgtctgagtagtttttaagattcacaattggCTCCATGATGgtaggtaaggttaaaaaaaagagttagatGAGAGAGGTGTATACAATTAGTATGGCAGAGCAATTCATCTATGAAAGTGAAATGTTGAGGCCCATGCTCCTAATATAGGTGGCATGAGATGACTTCTTTAGCTCTCCCAGGCCTGCTCAGTTGTTCCTCTAGGTCTGTACTTTTGGGGGAAAATTCATTTCCTAAACATAAAAAcgcaaaacacaaaagaaaagagaactgaaGGTGAATTTTGAAGTTTCCTTTTACAGTTCTATGTTCAATATTTTCTAGCTCTGGGCAAGGATTAATCTTCCTAAGTTGGAATATGGCCTCCCCTAAAGGGAAAAATGTATTTGTATTGGTCCTTGGAATGTGTGAGTATTTAGATGATGAAGTCAATAGAGTGTCAGGACTGTTTATCTTCCTAAATtaaaaaccagcctcagacaatcactagctatgtgaccctgagtgagtcactttactctatttgtattcatttctgcctcagagaaggaaaaagcaaaactCTGCAATATCTTGGCCAATAAAATTGCAAAAGtgatcacgaagagttggacagaactgaaaaacaaaaagtaacTATCCACGTATTAGCCCTTTTCGTCAACAGATTCAGTGGGGGTTCCCTATACTGAATGCATTGGGGTATCATGACTTCACCTTATCATttgattttctccctctcccattagattataagcccCTTGCAGGCAGGGACAGTCTCttctccttatttttttctacctcagtacagtgcttggcatatttTTTAATCATGCCGACTCTTTGTAGATATCCTAAACCAGAACATGGCCGTATTgatcatggggttttcttagcaaaagtactgcagtggtttgccatgtcctcaTTTGCCTAGAATATAGTAGCTGCTGAATAAATATTGATTACATTGAATTGAAGGATAGGATAGCTCAGTAGAATCCTCAGGGCACATGTAAAGTGGCCCCATTACCTATTGCCTCTCTAGAGTTCCCAGTGTTACCTCTCTAAGACACATATTCATGCTTATTTTATCCTCCCCTCTCATGAGGTACAGGAAAAGTTTCTGTTCCTGTTGCTCAGTGGTACATCTATGAAAATTACAATTAATTGACTGTCATTGTTGATGAGAATTTGCACCTGAGACCAGAGTTTGCTGATTTTTCAGAAGCATCCTGGATTCCCCATGCAGAAAGTGTCACTGCTCGTGTAATGAAGGTGACATGAAAATAAGTGGTCTTGGAGGAGATGAATTCAGACATATCCTTCCCTATATAAGGAGTCCCCTTCCCGTCCCCTCTCctaatacatatattaatttttacaGCTCTATCCATTCTCCTTATAGCAGAAGCAAACTAGGTAAGTAACTACTGCTGAGCCTCAGAAATTCAGATTGATAGAAAAGAGTCTTTTCTTGGAGATGATATCCCTGAGTGATTGCTCAAGAGAAGGCAGGGATATTGTGGAAGATGTCAGTGTAGGTATAATATTATCCTTGGGTTTAAGAAGGAACATACCGTCTGCTCTATGCTGTGATGATTGAAttaactctgtctctgtctctgtctttctcaccccctccctctctcccccacttctctctctctctctttctcttctctctctctctctctctctctctctctctctctctctctctctctctctctctctctctctctctctctctctctctctctctctctctctctctccttcccttttctctcctcctgccTCCTGCCATTTAGGCTTTAACATGTTACCTATGGCAGGTAAGTAGGTATAGGCTTAAATGTTCAGTTCCTACTGGAATATATAATGTTGTGTACATATTCTTTACATGGCTAGACTTAATCCTGTTCTCACCCCTAAGAGCTCTATGATTAGAGTCAATGGCACCATTTTGTTCAAGGCCCTTAGTTTACAGATAACTATACTGATCTTAAGGGAAAAGATACATACAAgattaaagagataataaatggcATCCAGGACTTAGAACTCAGGTATTTTGACTTCAACTTTAGCATCATTTCTTTTGTACCTGGTTTTCCCCACCGCCCCCCTCCACCTCAATATTTCATAATATGGTTGCTTATTGTTCATGTAAAATTGATATGCTAACTACAAGTGGTCATTACAGTAGTACCTCTGAGCTATAATTCCAATCtccattccttcttctttttGCTCAACTCCTGCCCAGGATCCATTCTGCTCCCAGTTATTTGATGCCTGTTATCCAGTATGATTTATTGACTTTTTGCATTACAAATTTCACTTTGTACAAAGGGATTCCTAGCCCAATTGTCAGACTTGGTGTGTAGAGGCTATTCATGAAGCATGACGTAACATTTCAAAATAGCATTTAAGTTGGAGACTGAAGATTAAAGACTTGCTCAACTACCTACTAATCATGTATTTCTGGGAACATTTCCCTTTTGCAGCATGTTCCACccgattaaaaaggaaaagagttgGGCAAGAGAATCTCCAAGGTCATTCCTTCGCCTCATCTTATGACTTTGCATCTTCCTCAGAGAGAAGGTACTTTAGTATTTTGCCTCCTTTTACCTTTGCCAACTGACACATTAAGATTAATTCTTGCCACCATCTTCCTTGCTCCCCACTTTTTTATTGTGACCATTTTATTAGGACAAATCAACTCTGATAGCCCAGGAGGAAGGTGAGGtgatcaacaaatatatatatatatatatatatatatatatatatatgtgtgtgtgtgtgtgtgtgtgtgtgtgtgtgtgtgtgtgtgtgtgtatccaaaTATATGTTTGAAAATATCAATATGTTCtactttatgtattttaaatttggCTAGAGCCTGCTTAGGTATCATCTCCCTAACTTTTCATGCTGTTTCTTAAATGATCACATTTGCAAATGAACAATGAGTAAGTTCCTAGAGATCTTTCATCATTGGGGAAGTATATAGTACCTTTAAAGTTACCTAAGATCATGGGTAGCActtcaataaatcaatcaatgttcattaagtacctgctaagtttcaggcactgttctaagcattgaggatacaaaaataaaaaagaaagacattttttgACCCTAGATAACTTAAAACCACatggaggaagacaatacacaaaaggaaactgaaaagaagttggagagggagagggataaaATGTCCCATGCCAAGCTGTAATGGAGAAGTTAGATAGAAATTTCACTGGAGTGCACCTAAGTGAAAAATGGGGACATTTCTGAGCTAAGTTCTCTCTTTAAATGATGATCTGATGTTCATAGCCCTACCCTCCAATCAGTGAGGCAAAGGGTAGTGATGACGTAGGTTGCAAGACTGATAAGACCATTAACCATGCACACCTTTTGGAATCTCTGGCAAAAGCCACCTgctataggaagccttccctcATTGCTCCAACTGCTgacatcttatttttaaaattaccttccatttaaatataaatacatcTTACATCTATTTGTCTATGTGATGTACTTCATGTTGGAATGGACatggataatttttttatttctcttttgtgtcCTACTTAGCACACTGCTATGTACATATTAGAGGGAAATTTATAGAAACATATTCTggggaatatatatgtgtatatgcatgcatacatacatatatacaaacatatatgtgtgttcaGTGGCAACTTGGAATTCATCATTAATACATTCCAAAAGGCAGTTTTAGtacctttctcttttctgtttcttattacCACTGAACCCCTCTTGATATTCACCAGTTGTAAACTTCATGATAAATGTATTCaatatttttttgtcattgtctgtgtttcaaaattcctctaaagtAGAAAATGATctggttattaattaatttccaattctcCTTATTAAAGTTTTCTCAGGGTgatatttttcaaaaagtttttcaGTTCCACCCATTTTTTACACATTTCCTTCATTAATGAAATGGGGACATCCTCATTTGCCCCCTTCTTCCCTTTGGAAAACTCCCCCACCATGAGATTTTCCTACTTCCTTTGAAGTAATCTTGATTGGATGAAGGAGATGAAGGGCATAATTAGAATGGCAAGTTGGCAttctctcaaaaaagaaaaattaggaataGCCATGAGAAGCAATtactggaaatggaaatgatgaGATATTCCATAGTTGCTTTTATGTTATACAGAACAGAAATCATGGTAGGACATTGACAGATTAAGAAAAAAGTATGGACTCTTGATTCTGATATCTGCAAACCAGGAAGTTAAATCACATGCCTAATGCTAGAAATGCTActgactgttcatatcctttgactatttattaattggggaatgatttgtatttttatatatttgatgcatttatattttcaacaaaagAGATCTTCATTAGATAAAATTGCAATTTTTTTgacattatgattactgtgtattatccACCATTTACATATTTATGGTTGACctggaagttctggaatttggctacaatattTATGTGAATTTCTCAACataagatctctttcaggaagtgattggtgaattctttcaaattatattttacctTCTGTTTCTAGGATATCAAGGTACTTTCCCttgattattttttgaaaaatgacaTTTAGACGTTATTTcaccatggctttcaggtaatatAAATACCTTACAAATTATCTCTCAaacatatattttccaggtcacttatttttccaaacagataattcttttattttgtcattcttttgactttgtttgtttcttcacaTCCCACGGAGTCATtagatttcaaaaaaataattctaattttcatggaatttttttcttcagtgagtttctgggtctccttttccatttggtaaattctACTCTTTGAGAAGTTCTTTTCCTCAGCTAAGTTATAAATCTTTTTTATGTGTTTAATTCTACTTCTTAAAGAGTTTTCTTTAGTGGATtcttgtgcttcttttaccaataATCGATCCTACTCTTAAGgtattaattttttccatttatgtgCTTTTTTTACCAAGCTTTAaatatattcttccctcccccatttttttgtttattaataatcctatttttctcaattttttcttctacctctcttaattgatttaaaaaattctttttgagctacTCTAGTCATTCTTTTTGGACTTGAGACCCATTCACATTTTACTTGAGGCTGGATGTAgcaatattgactttgttgtctttttctcagttttgtgtttttgtcatttctgtaacctaaatctttcttttttgttttttttttgtttgttttcttgttttctgattattcagactttttctttatttttagcttttttaaaagttacagtTGGACCCTATTCTTCAGATGAAGAAGGTACTGTTCCAAGTTTAAAAGGGCTATTTGAACCTGACTGCAGAGCTAGCTCAAGGGATCTATacatttcagttcttccaaggggTTATGATCTAAACAGACTTGAGTTGAATAGTTTCTTAACTTGTGCTCTTGTCTATGAGTAAACACAAGCACTATTTTCTGTTATGGGATTGTGACCAGGGCTCCTTGCTCTCTCACAGCCAAAAATGCTGGTTTGTCAGTGCTTCTCCTCACCCTGGGATTGTTACCCATGACTGTTGCCTGAATCTTTATGAGCATTGCAACTGAATCCTTCAATTCAGTCAGATAAGGGCCCTTTGTAATCTCCATCTGACCAGTTGTCAATCCCACTAGTGTTAGTGGACTGAGAGTTCTGGAAGCCATTGTTGTTGATTCAGATGCCCCCAGGACCAGCCTGACTTCCTGAGATGAGGCCTGCCTTTGTATACTGGTCTTTTCTCCACTCCCAGTCTGGTGCAATGGATATTTTGTGCTAATCTGCTAAGTTGTCATgggtaaaaatatattttcccaacTTTTTGTTAGTTCTTTGACTCCAGAATTTATTCAGATGTAATTTTTGAGAAATCAGTTCCCTGTTTCTTCTCAGCTCTATTGTCTCTATCTCAAAGAAAGCTTTTCTAAAGTAACTTGTATTGTGTGTAGCTTCTATAGGAAAAATATTTGCTTCTTATTGGAATGATGAAACTATGAGGGAATTATAAAATCtcatcaggaaactgaggctgggataTTTAGAATtccattgtttttctctttaggTCACTTTGGATTCAAGGGAAGTTCTACTAAGCAAATCATCTAAGAAATGTTTTCTAATGGTAAAATCCTGGGGATTGCCTACCTGTTGCAGATTATAATTGGAGTCCTAGGAAACTTTTACCTCATTTGtcattactattttcattttaaaattcagaaaagtcCCAGACGCATACATCTAATTCTCATACAACTATCTTTTGCCAATGCCATGTTTCTTCTCTGTAGGGGGATACCCATGACAATATATTCTTGGGGGTGGACATTTTTTCTAAATGATGTTGTGTGTAAAATCATAACTTATCTGCAGAGAGTATTCCGTGGCCTTTCCATTTGTAGTACCTCCCTAATAAGTATCTTCCAGGCCATTGTCATAAGTCCAAGCAGCACCAAGTGGGCAATTCTCAAAGATACATTGCATAAGACTATGGTTCCCTGTTGTATTCTCTGCTGGATGCTAAATCTCTTAAAAGATGCTGCTCTTCTTGTGTATATCAATGGTCCAAGGAATAtcacaaagagcaaatggaagaaCAAAACGAGATATTGCTATATGGACACATATAATATAGATCGATTAAAATTTCAATACTTGAGtgctttttatgattttattactGTGGCTGCCATGACCATTAGTACTGGATACATGGTTTTTGTCCTGTATCAACATCGGCAGCAAGTCCAACATATTCATAGCACCAAAGTCTACTCCAGAGTCTCCCCTGAGATCAGGGCCACTAAAGTTATCTTGTTGTTGGTAagcatcttcttcttcttcaactCAGCATGTGCTATCATTACTATTTATGTAgattattttaaagcattttcacCTTGGCAACTCTATGTTCCTATGTTTCTATCTATGTCTTTTCAAGCAGTCAGTCCTCTTGTACTGATAAGAAGTGAAACCTGGTCCCTTTGGAAATTCTGTTGCTCAATCCAAGGAATAAATCGTTCATGTGCTATGTCTTTATTCATAGTATCACATCAAACACATACAGAGcccacaaaatgaagaaaatggaagacCACATAGCCCAATCCTTTGGGATTGATGAAACCCAAGAtcaatattatttcaaataacaAGAATTTTTATCAACAACTTCAATACACAAAACACATTCATACTAGCATCTGTATTAatcttaaaaaatcaataatattgaGTACACATTAAGAAGTGTCTACTCTTAAAGGTTAATAATAgatactattatatattatattacattacattgcattacattatattgtattatatttattacattatattatgttgttatgttatattatattatgtatataaaatattatatatgcttAAGGTcataaattcattctttttcttctaaagtttctttttaaCCAGAATGCACATAGCTGCCCACCAAGAGTGAGTATTCTATGAAGATAAATAGTAATGGTTATCATGCTACATAAAGTCCcacttggacacaactgaatgattTGAACATTAACAAAAAGGTGAACTTAGACAGGAAGAAATTAAACTCTGTACCTGTGATAGAATGGTTCTCTTGAGAATGcccaaaaatgttaaataaatgatatttaaatttattagtGTCTTCTTGAGTTTTCTGTGAATGAGTTGATTGGAAACTGATGCTATTGGGAAAGATAAAACTGAGCTCTTCATTATAAAAATCTTACATGCATAAAGGACAGGATGGTTCTTCCACATGTTGCCATTATGAGAGGCACAGTCTAAAGAGACTTCTTCATTAATCTTTATGTAgagatattttttaagtttttctatGCATAAAATCATCACATGTTAAAGTATAATAATATCTAGAATTACACATACCTTAGAGAAATGGGATATATAGCACCTAAAATTATTGCCTTCAGATTAGTCCTATTAGTAAATCAAAACCCTGAACCAGGAAGAAGAAACTTTTATTTCTAGGCTTTTATCTAATGCCTACTTTGAGATTGTGTCAAGGAATTTGAATGAATTGAAGTAATGAATAATATTCATTTCCCTTATCTTTACAATCTGAAAATAATACTTCCTTTGTCTTCTTCTTAAGTTAAAACAATAATCACAAAATCTCAGTGAAACCGGGATCCTAAAAACCCCTATGTTTTATATCATAACAGATTTGGAATTCCTGCTACACCAAACTAGAATTACCAtttttcctgaagaaaaaaacagaactcaGCAAAAAGCAGAATGGCAATATCATGTGT
This DNA window, taken from Monodelphis domestica isolate mMonDom1 chromosome 6, mMonDom1.pri, whole genome shotgun sequence, encodes the following:
- the monDomV1R1261 gene encoding vomeronasal 1 receptor monDomV1R1261, with product MFSNGKILGIAYLLQIIIGVLGNFYLICHYYFHFKIQKSPRRIHLILIQLSFANAMFLLCRGIPMTIYSWGWTFFLNDVVCKIITYLQRVFRGLSICSTSLISIFQAIVISPSSTKWAILKDTLHKTMVPCCILCWMLNLLKDAALLVYINGPRNITKSKWKNKTRYCYMDTYNIDRLKFQYLSAFYDFITVAAMTISTGYMVFVLYQHRQQVQHIHSTKVYSRVSPEIRATKVILLLVSIFFFFNSACAIITIYVDYFKAFSPWQLYVPMFLSMSFQAVSPLVLIRSETWSLWKFCCSIQGINRSCAMSLFIVSHQTHTEPTK